Below is a genomic region from Gemmatimonadota bacterium.
ACCGCCGACGGTCCCGACCAAACCGGTCTCAGGGTCGACGAGCATGCGCGCACCGACCTTGCGAGGTGTGGAGCCTTTCGTGCCCACGATCGTGGCGAGCGCGCACCGTCGCCCCGCCTCGCGGGCCGTCTGCAGCGCCTCGGTCAGCAACCTGTCGTCGTCGTGCGTCATCTCTCTTCGTCTCTGTCAGGGAAGAAGCGCTCTGCTACCCGCTCCACCTCCTTGAGCGAGGCTCCGGTGCCTCCCCTCCGTACCTTCACCAGTTCAGCCACAACCGAGACCGCGATCTCTTCGGGCGTTTCCGCGCCGATATCGAGACCGACCGGCGCGTGGATTCGATCCAGTTGTTCACGGTCGAACCCCTCGTCGAGCAGCTGCACGTACGTCGCGCGAACACGCCGCCGACTCCCGATCATACCGATGTACGCGGGAGGCGGATCCACGCGCAGAGCGCGCACGAGGCACGCATAGTCGTACTTGTGGCCGCGCGTGACCAGCAGGACGTGCGAGCGCTCGTGTAGCTTGGCGTCTCTGAATGGATCATCGAAGTCGGCCTGAAACACGTGCTCGGCGTCCGGAAAGCGCTCGCGGGTCGCGAAGTCGGGTCGGTCATCGAGCACCGAGACTCGGAAACCGAGCAACGCGCCCATATGCGCCAGTGGCTGGGCGATGTGGCCGGCTCCAACGATGATCAGCTCCTGGACGGGCCTGCGCACCTCGAGGTAGAGCTCGAGCACGGCGCCCTCGACCGTCAGTTCATGCAGCCCGTCGGAGCCCCTCGGGTTCGCGAGGACCTCCTTCATCAGAGATATCGCCGCGTCATCGAGCAGAGCGCTGCCCAGCGAGCCGTGGAGCTTGGGCTCAGCGCCCGCGCCCTCGATCCATGCGACCCGGGCTGCGTCTGGCGCGTCGGAGCTCCCACCGACGAGGATTGCGACCACTCCGCGGCCGCCCTGCTCAGCCGTCTCGACCAACAGTGTCGCGGCGTCCGCGGGGTGCAGTGTCACGGCGCGTGAACCGAGCCCAAGAGCATTGCCACGTATTGAGCCGGTGTGTCGATATCCAATCGGATCCCGGGGTCGTCCACCGCGACCAGCTCGGCGCGGTCCAGGTGTCTGCGCACGACCGTGCGTGCCCCGCCG
It encodes:
- a CDS encoding XdhC family protein; the protein is MTLHPADAATLLVETAEQGGRGVVAILVGGSSDAPDAARVAWIEGAGAEPKLHGSLGSALLDDAAISLMKEVLANPRGSDGLHELTVEGAVLELYLEVRRPVQELIIVGAGHIAQPLAHMGALLGFRVSVLDDRPDFATRERFPDAEHVFQADFDDPFRDAKLHERSHVLLVTRGHKYDYACLVRALRVDPPPAYIGMIGSRRRVRATYVQLLDEGFDREQLDRIHAPVGLDIGAETPEEIAVSVVAELVKVRRGGTGASLKEVERVAERFFPDRDEER